DNA sequence from the Megalops cyprinoides isolate fMegCyp1 chromosome 24, fMegCyp1.pri, whole genome shotgun sequence genome:
ctctgtcagaaataaatataaatactgttTGTATTATGATTTTAGCCCCCAAGAATAAACAGTTGGATTTGAAATGCTTTCTGCAATAGAACAGTTAATAGAATAAAGGGGAGAGTACTTCTTAGCTAGCAGAATTGCTAAGTGCATCAGTAGTTTGTTGAGACTAAGACATTATAACTTGCTATACTGTCTTTCAAATTGAGTTAATAGAAaacaactgtgtgtgtttgtgtgttgaatttgtatttctttgtgactaatgtttttattttgctgcacAAGATAATTCATACGAAGTATACAGAGGCATTACCCTGAGCAGACAACCCTACCATCATACCCACCAACCCTGTACTGGTTCCCCAgtagtggaatgaacttcccacaggggtcatgacagcagaatcactgaccatattctgatgcagactgaagacctacctcttcagactgcatctcagttccatctcaatccccgccccctatCACCTGCTTCTTGTATtacttcatgtttattttacatacaaTATGGCAATGTAttatggattctgtgatctagtgactgtgacATACGGTAGTGTATGTGCTTGGCTTACCTTGGTTTATgggctgtctagtcaggttagcacaaattaatttgtggtagggcttcaacagtgttgtgctcacactcacagttctgggaatgttgttagtCTGACATGACAGTGTTGATCATTCAAgtaatttataataaataactgTTTATTATCGGATATTTTGTTGAAACCATGTTATTTTAGGTTCAcaaaattacataaacattGTAACCATGGCCTAAATTTAAGGTATTGCTTAGTGAACAATATTACTTGCTAATGGGAAACAAATTTCTCTGATTTATCTATTTCGTTTATCTTACACATATTCTTTGAAAGGGAAATGTATCCTGAATTTCACATAGCTCTCTTTACTCTCTGTACGTTTGGCATTTTACAGTGGCAGTGGAGTCACACGTCTAGTTTCAGAAAAAGGAAGCAAGCGATGCCTTTGTCTCGCACGCTGGATACAATGTACgaatatatcaaaatattctGTTTGTCAAGAGAATGTTATTAATAGACCAATACAGTTGCGGTTTATAACtaaattaaatgtatgattttctTGCACTCAACTAAACAAGtaaaaaatgaagtgaataAAGTATTACATAAAGTAAAACTCACCAGCCGTCgctattgctgtttttttttttttttgttttttttttttttttttacaattcttCAGTCTGTCAGTGATCCTCCTCTCAAAAGTCAAAAAGGAACAAATATGCTATCAAATAGGGGGCCGAACTTAAAGGCGCGCCCGTATAAACGGGTTGTTCCGTTTTTGGGACTCAATGTTAGTTTATCAGCTCGGGCAAACTTAGAAGCGGAAAATTACTTGCGGTCGCTTGCACCCTGGACAGCAGAACGTAGCCTACATATATCCACAGCTCCGCCCAGTGGGTTTAACATCGCACATAGGCCTACTGTGAAACGAGCCACAGTTAAGCTAATAAAACACCGCCCATGTTCTACCAAAATAAGAGAAGATTACATTTTAAGCAAGGatccacctgtctgtctgtatcaaGTCAATAACCCAAGACTCATTTTACAAATTGCATAAAATAACTTcaacaaatatttataattgAAGCCACGAAATCGTTTATTCAGTCATTCATAATTTGAAAACCCTTAACGGTGAATGTCACATCTTTTTCTTAATGCActttatattattttgaaaaagtgaagtttaaatatgtttaactGTTTAAATATGACTACAACGGCCAGCACATACAATcagccatttattttttcctctccgaAAACCTTATTTGTAGCCTATTAAGTGCTTTAAATTGTAGAATTTGTAGGCTGCATAACTCACAAAATAACACGTGCTTACTTATTTTTCATACATAGGGACAGTGGTCAAATATGTTCATACAACTATCTTGGCTTTCTGTTTAAAATCAAACCATGAATGAAATAACATAATTCATagcctatttaaaaaaaaaaaaaactggtcaaTAGCAATTGACCAAGTAGGcgaaaaatattttacactctTCTTCATCTGGTTATAATGAGTTGGCACACTGAGTCACTCCACAAAAAGTGCCTAAAATCGAGCTTTCTTGTATGCCAAACACAATTTGCAATTAGAAGAAAACTGCTGTAATTAATTGCACTATTCGTTTTTAATGGATGGTGGTCGTTATTTTTTACACTCGGTTTTTGCATTTCTAACTAATGTAACAAATTATGTCAGAGCTTCCTAAAACGTATAGCTAGTAGCCTGCGCGTTTTATGTCGTTGAACGGATAGGTTGTCCCAACTGTCATCgcttttcaaacattttggtCAGAAATATATAACGTGCACATTCCGCAACCAGCGAAAAGCTGCGCGAAGTCACATCACGTCATGCCTTTCCTGACGGTAAATTTGTCTGCGTTTGCAATTAACTGTGTCAAAGTAACAGTGTAGCATCTCATATGTAACCCTGGGACTGAGGTGTGGATGTCATTTATGATTACCTGACATTCCCCGCCTTTTCGTTGTTCCTGTATGTAATACCCTTCAGGTATAATGCAAGCTGCGCCACCCTTTCAAAGGGTAAAGGGAGCTCCGTAGACCCCTTTTTTAATGAAGAGGCTGAAGTCTTCAATATTATAAAAGGAGACAATACTTTATTATTACAGTCCCAAAAGGTTGGATAAGAGCAATAAAAACACGATATCCACACACCCTTACACGTTACACTTCCCACTCGGCTCCGAGCTAGGCTAGTCTCAAAATGTCATACCTCCACGTGGTGCTCCTGctagaaaaaaaagggagaagtCACTCGTCACACGTATATATCTTTATAGCATACTACAAGTGAAATAAGATGCACGCAAGCAGAATGTAAGGGACATGCAAATAAAGCCGGTAGTACAGCAAAGCAAACgcagaataaaaatatacagcaaaccaAGCCACAGCAACTTCATTTATAGCTGCATGCAGAAGCCACAGAACGTGTTAGCCAGCAATAGCAACGTGGGAAATGGTTAGGCAGACATGCAAAAGTACcgtaaaactaaaaataaacgCCGAggcgtttatttgctttaattacttaactttacctgcgtttattggagactcggcgACAACaagagacctgcgtttatttcacctaaagccctcaAGCTTCTGAATAtgcaagttattggtagctgaactgaccagggaaattcaccatgttttatttttttccccaaatagcTATCCTATCTCATTCGCTCATTCGCTTCTAGCATTGCAGATCTAGATCTAGCATTGCAGTAACGCAAGACAAAGTGCaaaaacgttagctagctagcaacatgTCATGAGATATGCACATCAGCTAACGTATCTGACAAGGTAGCCTGTGTGCGCCATTAATGCTATGCTAGCTAACTAAGTTTTAGATTATgcgatatttacatttatgtgaccGTGTAATGCCAAATGTGTTGGCATACGATGGAGAAACATTAAATAGTAAAGTAGTAACCAGCTATCTAACAaactattgtttaaaaatagcaagtgagtgagtgggttacatttccaaaaaattaACTACATTTAAAGTCCGTCTACTACCGTCAGAGGACAAAAGCACAGCAGGCCGTTGGTACAGATGAACAGATATCACTGTCTTGGTAGCAGAAACTCCTTTCCCAAGCTGTGTCTGCGAGCCAATAGGAACGCTGCTTTAAATTACGAAAAATTTAGCTcgaaataattaaaataaacaatataagtcgCAAGTTAGGATCACCATATAATCCGGAAATCGATGGTAAaccataaatcactagaagtactttaaaaagGCGTTTTAAAATTgtctatgactaaaatgaaCGGGGAATTTCACTTCCGACACCTGTATGACGTAGCCACCTCGGTACTCTACTGGTGTGCTGCTTGCTGgctacatatactgtacagctTTGCGTTGGGGTAGGTGTAAGAGAGCGATTACTTGGTTGGGTTCCGGTGAGTTTCCGCTACTCCGTGCTGTGTTCGCAGCGTGTAGCGGCGTTAAGGTGAAGGGAGTCCTGCAGCTCTTATCCATTTCGGTGCCCAGGAGTTGCAGCGAAAGCGAGCAAACACAGCTTGGGAAAGGAGTTTCTGCTACCAAGCCAGTGATCTCTGTTCATCTGTACCAACGGCCTTGTGTATATTGCCgactgctgttcttttgttttcttgtgtttatttcttttttagaTTTGCGTTTTAAATTTAGCGCCGCTAGTGTCTGTAGTAGCTATTCGATTCCTCCGCGAGCTGGGTCCGCTTATGGACTGAGTTCACAGCTGCGGGTAATCAACCTTTTGGATTGTGAACCACTTCCTAATgcttgctggggggggggctgctttTCTATTATTTTCTATTCTATTATCAGCGAAGCTTTCTATGCCTATAAGTGTGCCCTGTTCTGTCTGAAGCTCCCGTTTGCTTACCCCAGTGTGGCCTCCTGTGGTTTAATTTGCTGTAAAGACTGCTGTAGAAGGTGCTCACCAACCGGTGGCATTATCCCATTGTTTGTAGTAGAAAATAGACATAGGAAATAGTCTCAAATTAAATTGGAGGTCATTTGTTATTCCTTTGATGCCAGTGTCTGCTATACTGAGGCAGTGCTCCCCTTTGCTCCCAGATAAGCCAAGGGGTGGCATAGTCAATTTTCTCCCTACCACTGTACTACACATAATTATAATtaacttttaaatttaaaaacctactctgtttaaacagcttttctgacattttctttgtagTGCACaactgtattctgtattttttgtattataattttgtattttgtattttttcataatgtttaTTTGAGAAATCAGAATGTACATGAATAGTCACTTAGcattttttgtgatgttttaagGGGTGATGTCCAGGTACTATGTAATGTTTGTGATAAAACGTTAATGTTGTATTCAGAATAACTGCATTTAgttgcacaaaaaaataaaggttGGGTTGTTAATGGAGTTTTGGTCAGTACTTCCTTGCTTAGTGGTGAGTAAATTACAAAAGTTTGAAATCACCAAAGTTTGCCTTGAATTTAAGAAACACAATTAttggaaatgaaattatttttaagagtTTTGCATTCATATTACGCTCACCTGTAGCTTTCAAAAATCAATGTAAGACAGATGTGGGATGGTTGCATTTCCACCGCATAAGAAAGGTCAGCTGTTTTGTGGCATCCCACTTGCTTTGTGGTTGCTCAGGttacataggctacagtgcAGACAATTTATTAACAAAGGATTGTGTTATACAGCTAGGGTTACCCATACACAGTAACTTGGTAACAGTAATCATAAATTTGTAAATAACATACAGAACAAATGATTATATATCGATGAACGTATAAGTACGAGGGAATGTTGAGAATAATGTAAGGGTGGGGTTTAATCTATCTGCAATGTACTCATCCATTATGATCCagtctaaatgaaataaaaatgtaaaacttctGGTCACCTGGGTGACCATCCCCCTTGTTTCAAGACCTTGGACAGTTACCACCTTTACTCCAAACAAATCTGCCTCTCCTGGAGAAAGTATAAATAGTCATTCATTGATTTTATGAATGTTTCTGGGTTTTAGCTCTGACCCAAGTAGCAAAAAACTCAAATTTTCACATATGTCCAAAATATAATTGGCTATACCCTAAAACCTACCATCTTTTAGAGCAGATTCACTATCTAGCTTGTAGATTCAGAGACAGAGTGCCTTTTTTACCCACCTAATTAATGCCAATGGAACTTTATGGCATTAGTACCTATGCCACCCAcccactcccacacccacacacacacaggagtagCATAAAATCCCTATGCTCTTCTCTGTTGTACTTGTCAAACACAGAATCAGTACTGGCTACAGCTAACTTGCATGTATTACAGGGGAAATAAGTATGAGAGTATATAAAGTATTAGAATACAAcaacattcattatttatttaacatttacaaagaatgtatatattacattgaatgcattccaaatgaaaaaggTAGGCACTTTCAAAGATACCATTTACCTTTCATCATACTCTTGTTGGTGTACAAAAACATGTACgcatgaaagaaaattaaaccaCTAATGTGATTGATTAGTAAAACTAATGCTCCCACCCCATCCTCTACCAGGCCATGGGATGTCCTGTGCTTTACAAAAACTGACTGGAAAATGTACAGTTCCTTGGTTTGTTTCGgtttcagggcaaaaatatgtatttgaactGGATGGAATTAACAGTGCAATGACCATAATGAGATCCAATCAAGAACAAAGTTTCATAAAAGACCAAGGCGGGAAGGAGAGACTAAACACTCCTTGGTACATTTCAACTGAAGTAAACCATTTTTCATACCTGTAATCCCCCAACTTCTGCTTTGATTGACTATTCTGCCAGGAATGGGAGGCAAGTAAGCATCCTAATAACACGTGCCAAACGCGTACTGTTTTTCAGCCCAAGCTAATTCTCAGGTGTCCACAGTCCCAGAATCCTCTTCTCATGCCACAGCTGGGATGAAGTACTGCAGAGACACATCCTCGTGCAGCAGAATAAAGTGCAGCATCCTCTCACTGACGATATCTACATGCCAAAGGGATTACAAGACGCTAATCAGTCATATGGAATCAATACCCAATGTTAACAAGGTGCTTACAATTAATTACACCATGCCTTGTACAAATAATGGATTGAGATTAGTTGAGGGTACGTATTCATTTCCAAAGGCAtggctgaaacattttaattcacagCTATAATTTAGTCCCATCAAAAATGGCTGCATTGCAGTGCAAAATCAATACACAAATGGGAATTTAAATTGCTAGTCTGTATACAAGCTCTGCGCTATAAATAACAATGTACCCTGAATCTGAAGCAAAGGCTCCTTCATAGGTAATGTGGCAGGTGTCCTGACTGGCTGACGCACAGACACGCCTTTTTCATATGCTTTGTCATGGCAGCGGGTGAACTGTTAAATATAATCAACAGCATGCATTCATATTTAACGGCACCACTTATCAGTGGTATTTCTTTCATCGTCAATTGCTGCAGAGTAGTGAtccttttaaagaaaatttgcaTTCCTCCTTTAATTGTACCTTGCTGAAAGCAATGCAAGTCACAATCAAAGTTCAGAATTAATATGAGCTGGAAATGTGGCTGCCATTATCATGACTACTgcattctcattttaaaaaaatgaacatacagtAGCTAATACAAATGTAACACTCTGGCAGACCTTGTGGAACTAGAAATGAAATTAATCGAAGTTCAACTCTTCGGTTAACCACACAAGACAACCATCTGTGCTGGCTTCACCGTTTTCACGTGCGAGTTGCCACGTGATCACAAGCGGCCCCTGGTTTTGGCACTTACTGCACATGGCCTTGCTGGGGTTTACTTGCTGGCTGGTAAGGAACTGCTGCAGCTTCCTGATGTCCACACGTGCGTGGGCCATGGCCTCGGGAACCCTATCCTGGCTCGGGCCGCCCTGGGAACCGTCATCACCTATGGAGAGCCAATCGAAGCCACTGTAACACCCAGGTAACATTTCATACAAATCTCAAGTTAAAAGAGACAGAACTACTCCAAGAAACTGCGGAAGATTGCCAGTAAGTTATTTTAACCATACAGGTGGTGCTCGCTTGGCATTTAGATAAATAGCCATCAAGCTAACTGTatattttagctagctagctaagttgaTCTAATCAGATAGCTAAAATGTGGCTAGGCAGCTAGGCAGCACGCTCCTGAGAAAGAGGAGTTGGGTAAGGAGGGTGTAGTGGGGCGGTCCGGAACAGCACAAACATGCTCCCAAATAACACCCTCAGCCTCTGTCCACAGGTATGCAGTTATTGGATGTAGAATATGGATTCATTCCCTTACACATCAAATTTACCACTCAGACTGGGACATGGCCACCATTAACGAAGATGCTAAAAGCAAAACCTACCCCAGGAGGGATTTCCAAGGTCTTTGAAATGAGTGGAGACGGAAACCAAATCCGTTTCAATCTTCAGATTCATCTCACCATTCTGGTTCGCCTCCAGCACCTTAGAAAAAAAGGCTCTCATCAGCACTTTAAAGCAAACCCAGTTAGACGCATCAAATATTGTTTCATCTTTTATGTTTGAACATGTAACAGCATTtcctaatttttaaaatgtccacaTTTTTTGCTATCTTTGAAGCCCAATATTTTAGAactttttccaaaatgtttttgcaatgtttaCTTCCTGTCACTCTACTCACCATGTGATTAGAAAGATTCTTCATTCTGTCCACAACATTCTTCATTGTCTTCAAAGGAGGCAGGTATATACTAACCTATTGAAAATCACATTTACCATGTTGGTAATCAAAGCACCTGGAAATGACTAATCAAATGGGatgtataaaacaaaatgttcacGGATTAAAAATAAGTTGGAATATTTCTTCTCAGGCAACACATCACTGAAGAAACAGGCCTGCATTCATGCACTCCCACAGGGTCCACATTCTGTCTGGGGACACATATATGGGTGAGGATTTGGCCTTGCAGTACATGACAAAGCTCCACAAGTCAGAACTTCACTGTTGGGAGCCTCTGTCAACAGCTTTAAAAACCATCCAGCAGAGCAGACCCCCATGACTCACGTCAAAGTCAGGAACGCTGGGCTCCTTGAAGTCTTGCCAAAGTCTTCTGGGAATGACGTCAACTGGAATGTCATGTGTGACAACTCGGCTGACGCTGGACAGTGAAGGcttcagagagaaagaaaagagaaagatcATGGTACATGTTCCACAGCAGGCATCTTTACCTTCCTTATGCTCTGAATACATCTGTGTAGAATCTGCAACAAAATCAATGTTATCTTACGAAAATGTTAAGGACTACCAAAGTCATTCATATAGCAGTATACTTTATTTTGACCCAGCCACACTCCTGTGAGTGGAGGGAGTTAAACATATACTTATGCATTGCAATTACACATCTATTTTAGTGCACTGTGATTGAAAAGAACCGTGATTAATGAGTGAAGTGCaaatatcatcatcatccacCAAAGTGGTTCTGTCTAGCGTGACGCCACGGAATTGTAGGAACACCGTTTTGTTTAAACTAccgtgacatttttttttctgtgcactgttttttgtttccttttagtCAAGGGTATGAATACATGTGGAAGGCACTATAAATATATAACCTTACTTTTCTATACTCAATTTTCCCAGGCCCAAGGTCTGATCCGACCTTACCTTAGTGGCCGTCTTCTCCCCCAATTCTACCATGTACTTAAttctaataaataaaaaactgacaATACGAGCTACTCCTCATACCAGTTCGGCAGCCAGGGTCAGACAGGGACAATGTTTCTTTGTAAGCTTGATCTTCAGAGACTTGGCATTCTGGGCCGTTTTTAAAGCCCGGGCCAGATTCTCCGGCAGGAGCTCGAGGTAGATCTCGTTGGCCTCCGCCGATACTCCCTCCAGTTGAAATTCGTCAAAGAAGTTCGCCTGGTTAAATGTTTGAAAGCGAAAGTAATTGCAAGAGAAACTATGACACAGTCCGAGGAGCGAGACCCAATTCCACATTTTCTACGTTAGCTGTTTAAAACAGCACAATACTAAATATGCATGATC
Encoded proteins:
- the hus1 gene encoding checkpoint protein HUS1, with translation MRFRAKMVDVGCLNHFTRVVNTISKLTKTCTFRLTTDNIYFMLSDKVANGGVSMWCELSQANFFDEFQLEGVSAEANEIYLELLPENLARALKTAQNAKSLKIKLTKKHCPCLTLAAELPSLSSVSRVVTHDIPVDVIPRRLWQDFKEPSVPDFDVSIYLPPLKTMKNVVDRMKNLSNHMVLEANQNGEMNLKIETDLVSVSTHFKDLGNPSWGDDGSQGGPSQDRVPEAMAHARVDIRKLQQFLTSQQVNPSKAMCNIVSERMLHFILLHEDVSLQYFIPAVA